In Camelus bactrianus isolate YW-2024 breed Bactrian camel chromosome 18, ASM4877302v1, whole genome shotgun sequence, one DNA window encodes the following:
- the ZNHIT1 gene encoding zinc finger HIT domain-containing protein 1, producing the protein MVEKKTSVRSQDPGQRRVLDRAARQRRINRQLEALENDNFQDDPHAGLPQLGKRLPQFDDDADTGKKKKKTRGDHFKLRFRKNFQALLEEQNLSVAEGPNYLTACAGPPSRPQRPFCAVCGFPSPYTCVSCGARYCTVRCLGTHQETRCLKWTV; encoded by the exons ATGGTGGAGAAGAAAACTTCAG TTCGTTCCCAGGACCCTGGACAGCGGCGGGTGCTGGACCGGGCGGCCCGGCAGCGCCGCATCAACAGGCAGCTTGAGGCCTTGGAGAATGACAACTTCCAGGACGACCCCCATGCAGGACTGCCCCAGCTCGGCAAGAGGCTGCCTCAGTTTGATGATGATGCAGACACTG gaaagaaaaagaagaaaactcgaGGTGACCATTTTAAACTTCGCTTCCGAAAAAACTTTCAGGCCTTGCTGGAGGAGCAG AACCTGAGTGTGGCTGAGGGCCCCAACTACCTGACGGCCTGTGCAGGACCCCCATCCCGGCCCCAGCGCCCCTTCTGTGCTGTCTGCGGCTTCCCCTCCCCATACACCTGTGTCAGCTGCGGCGCCCGATACTGTACTGTGCGCTGTCTGGGCACCCACCAGGAGACCAG gtgCCTGAAGTGGACCGTGTGA